The following coding sequences are from one Hydra vulgaris chromosome 04, alternate assembly HydraT2T_AEP window:
- the LOC100202377 gene encoding cell division cycle-associated 7-like protein yields MTNGNLEYLETYSESILERLRKDNIEANSKIFKEIFPDGILLNRENFTQVTVRKRKSVSNSDKFVNHRHSIERSCKRKRIDSNDDVEHNDNENKSTLIRFPWNKKVSNNLFTKSEAYLNGFEDTYSDEDLKNVKPNKFFSKNRPFEVVKEEDLVLVAERTSDKNYDSVNGTSCHQCRQKTDDLKTVCRGKQCIGIRGQFCGPCLKNRYGECAKAAIMNPEWICPPCRSICNCSFCMKKKGKRATGILIHIAKQNGFDDVKSFLGD; encoded by the coding sequence ATGACTAACGGAAATTTGGAATATCTAGAAACCTATTCAGAAAGTATTCTTGAGCGTTTAAGGAAAGATAACATTGAAGCTAATTCTAAAATCTTCAAGGAAATCTTTCCTGATGGAATTCTTTTAAACAGGGAAAATTTTACGCAGGTGACTGTAAGAAAACGAAAATCTGTCTCAAATTCTGATAAATTTGTTAATCATCGACATTCTATAGAGCGGTCTTGTAAGAGAAAACGAATTGATTCTAATGACGATGTGGAGCATAATGATAACGAAAATAAGTCCACTTTAATACGCTTTCCATGGAACAAAAAGGTTTCCAACAACCTTTTCACAAAAAGTGAGGCTTACCTTAATGGCTTTGAAGATACTTATTCAGATGAGGACCTTAAAAATGTTAAGCctaataaatttttctcaaaaaaccGACCCTTTGAAGTTGTTAAAGAGGAAGACTTAGTTTTAGTTGCAGAAAGAACAAGTGATAAAAATTACGATTCTGTTAATGGAACCTCGTGTCATCAATGCCGACAAAAAACAGatgatttaaaaactgtatGTCGAGGAAAGCAATGCATTGGAATAAGAGGTCAGTTTTGTGGGCCATGTTTAAAAAATCGTTACGGTGAGTGCGCTAAAGCAGCTATAATGAACCCAGAGTGGATATGCCCACCATGTAGAAGTATTTGTAATTGCAGCTTCTGTATGAAGAAGAAGGGCAAACGAGCCACTGGTATACTAATTCATATTGCTAAACAAAATGGTTTTGATGATGTCAAGTCGTTCTTAGGagattag